Genomic DNA from Shouchella patagoniensis:
TTGCTTCCTTCACTTGATCCACTGTAACACGACCAAACTGATCAGCTTGAAGATACGTCACATCGTAACCACTTTGTTCCAATGCTTGTAAGTTTTCGTATACAGAAGCATGTTCAACCGTTGTTGTAATTATATGAGCATACGAATGACGCTTCACCGTGCCGTAAAGCGCCAACGCGTTAGCTTCAGTTCCACCAGAAGTGAAAACAAGTTGGTTACTTGAACATTCAAGAAACGCGGCCATTTTTTTCCTAGCTTGATTTAAGATCTTTTCCGCTTCCATTCCAAGCGTATGCAAGGAAGATGGATTGCCAAAATATTCATTTGACAACTTCGTGTATAATGCCAACACTTCTGGATATGGTCGTGTTGTTGCACTATTATCAAGATAAATCATTGTTATGGTTGTACTCCTTTTTCATAATTACATCAAAATTTATAAGACTTACCTCGGATATCTTAGCATATCCTCTTGTTCGTTTACATAAAAAAGCGCAGTTTCCGGGAAACTGCGCTTTTTTTAAGCACTCATATGCTTTGTAACTTTGTTAAGCAAATCCGGTTCATATTCCCTTACTGCTGCTTGGACTAGCTCAATTGCATATTCGTATTCATAACGCAAAAAGGCTTCTTCCGCTTCGTCTAACGCAGTTCTAACAGAGTCATCTTGCATTCGATAGCGGTTGCTGTATTGAATCGATAATTCAGCCAACCGAGCTTTTTTTACAATTTCATTTATTTCTTCCGTATTTTTCTCTACTTCTAGAATCGCTTCTTCAACAAGCTTTTCGACAGATTCCATTTCAAGCGGTAATTGCCTAAGGCCTTCTTGAGCTTCCACTACCTTATTTTCAGCTTTAGCGAGAGACTCTAAGTGAGAAACTGGAACACCTGGAAGATTGCTTTTATGCAAAACCCGCTTTGTTTCAAGCATCACTTCGCGCAAACGACTCACTGTTGCTTTTGCCTTTAATTCATCTTTTCGCAACCGCTTTAATCGATTCACACTTTCAGCAATTCCATTCGTTAATTGATCCATATACTTTAACCACTCTTCACACATCTCAAATATTGAAGAAAACGTCTGATTTTGGTTTTCAGTAACATCGACAATAACATTTAATTGATTCTGCACTTGAGTCAGATCTTTTTGCAAAGCATGTTGCAAATGAGTTTCTTCTTCAGCGATTAAGTAGCTTTTTTGTACATGCATCGTTTCATGCAACAACTGCTGCATCATTTCACTAGCCTTACCTACTTTTTCTTTTAAAACAGGTAATTGTTCATGTAATTTGTTCTTATAGGTTACTTCAGCTTCTAAGTTCTCGTAAATTTGCTCTATTCCTGTATGAACGGCTTCCAAATTAACAGCAGCTTCGTCTACTTGAAGTTCTTTCAATAATTCATACGAACGATCTACATCCTCATTAAACTGCTCAATCCGGGTTCCAAATGAAAAAGATGTCAAGTGGTAGCCATCCTCTTCCATTTGCTTGATGCCCATTTGCAAGTTATTTAAATCACTTGGGAGCGTTGACTTTGCCTGGATTAACAATTGAGGCAAACGTTCCATTTTTGTATTTACTTCTTCTAATTCGTTCGACATTTCCAGAAGTTGCTTTCTCGCTTGTAAATAACTTCCATTTTCTGTTGATTCTTCAAAGGAAACGAGCGTTCGTTTAACTTTAGCCATTACTGTATCCAAAGCTTGGATTGCTTCTCCAAAAGAACCTCTACGTTTTAAAAGGTCGCTTGACAGTTTATGATAAGTCTGTTTAATATCTGTTATTTCGGCACGATTCTTTTTCTCTGCAGACACCAAATGTTCAATGTCTTCAACCATCATATCAAGCTGTTGTTCAACAGTAACCATTCGGTTTTCAACCCAAGTTAACTGATCTTTAGCTTTACGAATGCGATATTTTCCTGCAAACTCTTCAACCTCTAGCAGCTGCTCTTCAATGCTAGGCAAAATGGTTTCAATAATCTCATCCCAATCTTTGCGCCAAGCTTCAAACTTCTGTTCTGTTTCCCCAGCCATACGCAGTTTTTTCACTTTGGAAATCTCATCCGATATATTTCGGTTTAATATGTTCATTTTCCGCTCATCTAGTTCATCAACTGCTTTATGTAAGTGCCGCCTAATAAAGATACTAGCAACTGTTCCTATTGTAATTAACACCAATAGAATAATTATGATTGTCACAAATATATCCACATGAAACTCCTCTCTGCCGCTGCTTGTCCCAATTCATTTGTCGTTATCTACGATCTCACACTTTATCCCTATTCTAATACGTAATATAATACCATGAAAGCGACAATTTGTGTGGAGATTCCACAGATAGCCTTTCGACAAATTCCTGTAAAAGACAAAATTAAAGATGGAGTGGAACATATGTTGCAACAACAAGACAGTCACATTCATTCACCATACTGCCCCCATGGTTCAGCAGATACTTGGGCAACTTACTGTGAAGCAGCAATTAAATTAGGACTAAAAACCATTACATTTACAGAACACGCCCCATTGCCTGCAAATTTCATTGATCCTACTCCGCAATCAGATAGCGCCATGAAATTCCATGACCTTGCTTTTTACCTTTCTGATATCGCCCAAATAAAAAAAGAATATGCCTCAGCTTTGGACATACACGCTGGTTTAGAGGTAGATTTTATCTCTGGTTACGAACAAGAAATAACCTCTCTCTTAAATGAGATAGGTCCGTCGCTCGATGACAGCATTTTATCTGTCCACTTTTTAAACATACATGGTGAATGGTATTGTATGGATTATAGTTCTGCTGTTTTTGAAGGTATGGCTCATTCTCTTGGAAGTGTTGATGCCGTATATGCGCTTTATTTTCAAACGCTTCTTCAATCGGTTCACGCAAATTTAGGTCAATATAAACCAAACAGAATAGGGCATATGACATTATGCCGTAAGTTTCAAAAAAAGATTGCCGCTTCTAATGACTTTACAAATGAAATAACAGCAGTATTGGAAGCGATAAAAGAAAGAGGCTTTGAACTCGACTATAATGGCGCGGGTCTTTTAAAGCCTGATTGTGGCGAAACGTATCCCCCTTTAAAAGTGGCAGAAAAAGCTAAAAAAATGGGCATCCCGCTTATTTACGGTTCCGATGCTCACTCTGCTACTGGTTTGATGGCAGGTGCCAAAGAAATCATTTAACTTAGAACTCGCATCACGACTCTACGTTCTGGCATTTGTAACACTTGAGCAATCCAAGAATTGGCGTGACGAACATACCGTTCAATAAATTGTTTATCTGCTGGAGTAAGCATAAACAGCTCCCTCAAGTATTGTGGGGATGAAAAAGGTAATGTCATCATATTGCGTAACTGCAAAACAACTAAATCAACAGGAATTCCCTTTACCTTGTTTTGTTCCATACACCGCGAGACAAGTTGTTCCAGCAAATACTGTTCTTTTCGTAGATAAGTGCTCATGACTTCCCGTACAAGTGTCGAGTCAAGAGTCATCTCCCGATGTGCCATCCGCGCAAGCCAATGACACGATTGCTGGTAGTGAAGTACGCGCTTAATCATTGTTGATAATACGACTGTTGCTTCCGTTTGCTTTTGCTTTAAAGCCTGCTCAATCGTGTCAACATATCCTTCAAAAAAATCTGTGACAAGCGTTTCAAATAACGCTTGTTTCCCACCAAAATAATAGGAAATTAACGCAGGATTCACATCCGCTTCTTTTGCAATATCACGTACAGACGTTCCGTGATAACTATTCGCATAAAACAAAGTAGTCGCAGCTTCTTTTATAGATGCTTTTGTATGTTCGCTCATTAGGTCTCCTCCATTCTACATTTTAAATTGACGTGCGAAGTTTTTGCATTATAGTATATGTATTCGATTTATTTTCCTACTACTCCTGTCTACAAAACAGTAGATTATTAATTACTTTTAGACAAAAAGCGCAGATCTAGCGCAGATTTCACCCGAGTTTTGCCAAACGAAAGGAGAACGTGTCATGTTCACAACAAATCAATATCCAGCAGATGAAGAAAAAGCATATGAATTGTTAATTAAGCAAGCGACTGCATTACTAGAAGATGAGCCTGACTCTTTAGCAAACTTTGCAAATACGAGCGCCCTCCTCGGCCAGTTTCTTAAAGATATCAACTGGGTTGGATTTTATTTCATGAAAGACGGTGGATTAGTTCTTGGTCCTTTTCAAGGGTTGCCCGCCTGCACCCGCATCTCTATTGGTAAAGGTGTCTGCGGGACAGCAGTAGCTGAAAATAAAACAATGCTTGTTGCCGACGTTCATGAATTTCCTGGTCATATTGCTTGCGATGCAGCGTCCAATTCAGAAATAGTCATACCTATTCGCCATAATGGTGAAGTGGTAGCTGTTCTTGATATTGACAGTCCTCTTAAAAACAGGTTTGCTACTGTTGACCAATTGTACCTTGAAAAACTTATCAAAACGATCGAACCCTATCTCGTTAGTAAGGTTGACAATTAAACCACAATTCGTTATGATTATTCGGTGTGAGTGACAGCCCTTGGCAAACTGTCTTCTGTTCATTTCATTCCTCAGCGGCTGATTATGAGGTGTATCGCGTAACTTCTAGCTGTCGAAGCGATGGTACATGAAAATGGAATGACTTTATTCAGAGATTGCCTGACAGGTTGTTATTTTGCAACATCAAAATAACAAGGAGGAGACTAACTATGTCTCGTTACACAGGTCCATCTTGGAAACTGTCTCGTCGTCTTGGTGTTTCACTAAGCGGCACTGGTAAAGAACTTGCGAAGCGTCCTTACGCTCCAGGTCAGCACGGCCCGAACCAACGTAAAAAACTATCTGAATATGCGCTTCAGCTTCAAGAGAAGCAAAAACTTCGTCACATGTACGGAGTGAACGAGCGTCAATTCGTTCGCATTTTTAATGATGCTGGTAAAATGTCTGGTATTCATGGTGAAAACTTCATGATTCTTCTTGAATCACGTCTTGATAACCTTGTTTACCGTCTTGGTCTTGCTCGCACTCGTCGTGCAGCTCGCCAACTTGTAAACCACGGTCATATTCTTGTTGACGGTTCTCGAGTTGACATCCCATCTTACCGTGTAAAACCTGGTCAAACAATCAGCTTACGTGAGCGTTCACGTAACCTAACTGCGATAAAAGAATCACTTGATGTGAACGACTTTACGCCAGGATATGTAACATTTGACGAAGAAAAACTTGAAGGAACGTACACTCGTTTCCCAGAGCGTTCTGAGCTTCCTGCTGAAATCACAGAAGCACTTATCGTTGAGTGGTATTCTCGTTAATAACGAGCGAACCCCGAGCCAAATTGGCTGGGGTTTTTTACGGTTAAAACGAAAATTAAGCAGTTCCAACTGACTGGAACTGCTTGTTTATTAATTGACTTTCAACTTCGTAAATTTCCGCTTCCCTACTTGTATAATCATTTCATCCTCAATTGTCACAACCGTCTGGATATCGTCTTGTTTCTGTTCATTTACTTTCACTCCACCTCCTTGGATCATGCGTCGTGCTTCACCTTTTGATGATTGCATGTTCAACTCAACAAGTAAATCAATTAATGAAACTTCTTTTGCTCCGGTCCAAACAATTTCAGGCATGTCATCCGGAAGTGCTCTTTTTTGAAATACAGTCTCAAAATAGCGTTGTGCCTCTTGCGCAGCTTCTTCACCATGATACATTTCAACAAATTTGCGCCCTAGTTTCATTTTCGCGTCACGAGGATGAATGCTTCCATTAGCTAAACCTTGCTCTAGTGATGCAATTTCATCCATTGGTAAGTCTGTTGCAAGCTTGAAGTATTTCCCCATCAATTCGTCTGGGATCGACATTGATTTCCCAAAAATCTCATTTGGTGCTTCATCAATACCGATATAGTTGTTAAGTGACTTCGACATTTTACGAACACCATCAAGCCCTTCAATCAGCGGCAGCGTTAACATCACTTGCTTCTCTTTTCCATAAGCGTCTTGAAGTTGACGGCCCATTAATAAGTTAAACGTCTGGTCCGTACCTCCAACTTCAATATCTGTTTCCATTGCGACTGAGTCATATCCTTGCATAAGAGGATAGAAAAACTCATGAACCGAGATTGGTTGGCCACTTTTGTAACGTTTGCTAAAATCTTCTCGCTCAAGCATACGTGCTACCGTCATTTGACCAGCTAATTTGAGCACTTCATCAAACTTAAGTTCTCCTAACCAATGAGAGTTGTAAAGAACCTCTGTTTTATCCATATTAAGTACTTTGCCATACTGTTCTACGTAAGTCTGCGCATTTTGCTTAACTTGTTCATCCGTCAGCACTTTGCGTGTTTCCGACTTTCCAGTAGGGTCTCCTACTTTGCCAGTAAAATCACCGATTAACAATTGAATATGATGCCCATACTCTTGAAACTGACGTAGCTTTTGTAATACAACTGTATGACCGATATGAACATCTGGCGCAGATGGGTCCATTCCGAGCTTAATATTTAGCGGCTTGCCTGTTCGTACACTTTTCTCAATTTTTTTACGAAAAGCCTCTTCTGGCACCACTTCTACAACCCCACGCATTAGTGCCTCTACTTGTTCATCTACCAACTTTAGCTGTTCTGTCGTCAACTCGATTTCCTTTGTCATCTGTCTTCCTCCTCTATAAATAAACACAAAAAAAGCCCCTCCCTAAAAGGGACGAACTGTAGTCGCGGTACCACCCTCGTTGAAGGCTTGTGCCTCCCACTCGATTGATAACGGATTCCCGTCTTTGCTCTGCAAAGAATAGCTCCCAGCTGTAATTCTGCATCATACCCTGTACTAACTTGCACCATCCGTTAGCTCTCTAAAATCAGATTGTATTTGCATACTCCGGCTCTTCAACGCTATTAATTTTCAATTAGATTTAGTTTTATCATAAGCAATGAACGATGTCAATAGAACATGTATGCCCGTATAGCTATTTATGATATACTTTCTACATTAGGGGGGAAAACATGAAACACTTTCTTTCAAGATGTAAAGACGGATGGAACCGCTTTGTAGAGAAGCTATCCGAAATTGAGTTCTTCCGCAAAATTGGCATCACATACCAAGTATTATGGAACTTGTTGCTTATCACTTTAATCATAGGATTATTATCAGCTATGTTTGCCGGAGGGGCAGCCGCAGGGTATTTCGCTTCCCTTGTTGCTGACGAACCATCTTATTCTGAAGAAGACATGCGAACGCAAGTCAGTTCACTCACTGAAACAAGTGAAATTTATATGGCAAACGATGTTTTTTTAGGGAAAATAAGAAGTGATGTTGAACGAGAAATCGTTCGTCTTGACGAAATTGCCGACAATGTTAAATGGGCAATTATTGCTACCGAAGATGAACACTTCTACGAGCATGAAGGAATTGTTCCCAAAGCACTGCTACGCGCAACAATGCAAGAACTTTCAAATGCTTCCATGCAAACAGGAGGAAGTACATTAACACAACAACTGATTAAACAACAAATCTTATCAAATGAAGTCTCATTCGATCGCAAAGCCACCGAAATAATGCTTGCGATGCGTTTAGAACAATTTATGTCAAAAGATGAGATTCTCGAAGCATACTTAAATGTAGTCCCTTTTGGTCGAAATGCATCTGGGCGTAACGTTGAAGGAATTGAAGCTGCAGCTAACGGAATCTTTGGCGTTACTGCTGAAGAATTAAACCTACCACAATCAGCTTATTTGGCTGGGATGCCCCAAAGTCCATATGGTTATACCCCTTTTACATCCGAAGCACAAGTGAAAGATGAAGACGGGCTTCGTCCCGGTCTTAACCGATACAGAACGGTTTTAAACCGTATGCTTGAGAAAGGGTATATTACAAAAGAAGAACATGAAGAGGCGTTATCTTATGATTTAACCGCTGATTTTGCAGAAAATGCGCCCGACCCAATGAGTAAAAATCCAATGCTCACTTCAGAAATTAATAAACGAGCAACAGCCGTCCTTGTGCAACAGAAAATTGATGCACACGAAGGTTGGGACCAACTAAGTACAACTGCACAGGAAATTGAACGAACAGAATTTCTCGAACAAGTGGAAAACGCAATTACAAATGGTGGCTATAAAATTACAACAACGATTGATAAAGAATTATACGATGCGATGAATGAAGCAGCACAAAATTCCGATTCCTTTTTTGGTGCGGAAAAACAAGGTCAACGTGAGCAAGTTGGCTCGGTTTTAATTGATAACAACACAGGCGCCATTTTAAGTTTTGTTGGTGGCCGGGAAGAAGATTTAGATCATCAATACAATCATGCAACCCAAGCTTATCGTCAAGCTGGGTCAACAATGAAACCGGTTCTTGCATACGGTGGAGCGATTGAGGCGGGTGTTACTCAACCTGGCCTTGTAATTCCAGATACGCCGGAAAATTACAAAGCACCTCCCTATGAGCCTGTTAACAACTTTGATCAATCGCATAAAGGCAACTTAACAGTCCGTGAATCCGTTATCCAGTCACGAAACGTTCCAGCGGTTCGCGCTTGGTGGCATGTGCCTGACTCACTTAAAGAACAGATTCGAGATGCAGCTGGATTTGGCGCAGGATCAAACCGAGTACCCCTCTATGAATCTGCAGCAATTGGTGGTGGCCACGTAACCGTTGAACAAATGGTTAGCGCCTTTTCAGCATTTGGTCATGACGGAGTTCGTAATGAACCGTATATGATTGAAAAAATTGAAACGTACTCTGGTGAAGTCGTATACGAACATCAACAAAAAGAATATACACTTTTTAGTCCCCAAACAAATTATCTCGTCACTGATATGATGCGGGACGTACTTTATGCAAGCAATGGTACTGCAAGCGGTGTTCCAAGAAAGTTAAACTTTAGTGCAGATTGGGCAGGTAAAACGGGGACAACTAATGACTCATTTGATTCTTGGTTTATCGCCACAAACCCCGATGTCTCTCTTGGGGTATGGAATGGGTATAGCGGCGAAAAGTTGATTAGCCTAGATGATAGAATTAGTGGTATGTCAACCGGGGCTCGCACACAAAGCATCTGGGCGAACGTCGCCAACGCGGCATATTCAGTTAACCCTGACTTAATGACGGCAAACGGCAAACGGTTTGAACGACCAAGCGGCATAACAGAAAAACGAGTATGTGGTCTGACTGGTGGTTCATCTAATAAAGTTTGTGATGATGAAGGTCTGGTAACAACGGATTTATACGCATCTGACATGCTTTCTAGGATCGATGGACTTTCCCCGTTCCAATCAGAATTAAAAAGAGACATGCAGCGATTGATTAACGAACAAAGAGAAAAAGAGCGTGAAGAACGACGTCCGCAAGAGGATGATGAAGACGAAGAGGAATCTGCTGACGACGAAGAGCAACCCAATGAAGAAGTGAACTCCAATTCAGAGGGAGAAGAAACAGAAGAAGAAGAACAAGAACCCGATGATGAGGAAGAAGAACTAGAAGACGAAGAGGACGCTGAAGTAGACGAAAACGAAGATGAAGAGGACGAGGAAAATTAAAGCAAATTAAGCAAAATAGAACGAGTGTCCAATAGTGGGCATTCGTTCTTTTGTATTTTTCTACATGTGCATAACGTATTTTGTTAAAAAAAGAGAAATCATCAGGATAGCCAAAGACGCCTGATGATTTCCATATTTTTATTGAGAAGAAAGCTTCTATTAATCTTCCATTGTTGAAAGATCACCAGTCGGTAAATCTAACTCCCATGCTTTTAAAACTCGACGCATAATTTTACCGCTACGCGTTTTCGGAAGGGAAGAACGGAATTCCATTTCTCTTGGTGCTGCATGTGCAGCTAAGCCTGTTTTAACAAAATGACGAATTTCTTCTTTTAAATCATCCGAGACTTCATAACCTTCTCTTAGCGCAATAAACGCTTTAATAATTTCCCCACGCACTGGGTCTGGCTTTCCAATTACACCCGCTTCAGCAACTGCTGGGTGTTCAACTAGTTTACTTTCAACTTCAAATGGTCCAACACGCTCACCAGCTGTCATAATTACATCGTCAATTCGACCCTGGAACCAAAAATAACCATCTTCATCCATATAAGCCGAATCACCGGAAATATACCAACCAGCAATTTCAAAATAGCTATTATACTTTTCTTCATTATTCCATACAGCACGCATCATCGATGGCCATCCTTGTTTGATAGCCAAGTTTCCCATGCGATTTGGTGGAAGCTCATTGCCTTTATCATCAACGATTGCTGCATACACACCTGGGATTGGCTTTCCCATCGAACCAGGGCGAATATCCATCGCTGGGTAATTACAAATCATTTGTCCACCTGTTTCAGTCATCCACCATGTATCATGGATGCGCTTATCAAATACTTTTACACCCCAACGAACCACCTCTGGATTAAGCGGTTCTCCTACACTTAATATGTGACGTAAGGATGACAAGTCATATTGCTTCACAACTTCATCTCCGGCACTCATTAACATACGAAACGCTGTTGGCGCACTATACCAAACTGTAACTTTATAGCGCTGAATTGTTTCATACCAATCTGTTGGTGAGAACCGTCCACCACGTACCACATTTGTTACACCAGCAAGCCAAGGACCAAAAATACCATAAGAAGTTCCTGTTACCCAACCTGGATCTGCTGTACACCAGTAAATGTCGTCATCTTTAAGATCAAGCACAATTTTTGCCGTGTGGTAATGTTGTACCATTGCTTCATGCACATGAAGAACACCTTTTGGCTTTCCAGTTGAACCCGATGTATAGTGGAGAATGAGGCCGTCTTCTTTATCAACCCACTCCACCTCAAATT
This window encodes:
- the ezrA gene encoding septation ring formation regulator EzrA, which encodes MDIFVTIIIILLVLITIGTVASIFIRRHLHKAVDELDERKMNILNRNISDEISKVKKLRMAGETEQKFEAWRKDWDEIIETILPSIEEQLLEVEEFAGKYRIRKAKDQLTWVENRMVTVEQQLDMMVEDIEHLVSAEKKNRAEITDIKQTYHKLSSDLLKRRGSFGEAIQALDTVMAKVKRTLVSFEESTENGSYLQARKQLLEMSNELEEVNTKMERLPQLLIQAKSTLPSDLNNLQMGIKQMEEDGYHLTSFSFGTRIEQFNEDVDRSYELLKELQVDEAAVNLEAVHTGIEQIYENLEAEVTYKNKLHEQLPVLKEKVGKASEMMQQLLHETMHVQKSYLIAEEETHLQHALQKDLTQVQNQLNVIVDVTENQNQTFSSIFEMCEEWLKYMDQLTNGIAESVNRLKRLRKDELKAKATVSRLREVMLETKRVLHKSNLPGVPVSHLESLAKAENKVVEAQEGLRQLPLEMESVEKLVEEAILEVEKNTEEINEIVKKARLAELSIQYSNRYRMQDDSVRTALDEAEEAFLRYEYEYAIELVQAAVREYEPDLLNKVTKHMSA
- the hisJ gene encoding histidinol-phosphatase HisJ; amino-acid sequence: MLQQQDSHIHSPYCPHGSADTWATYCEAAIKLGLKTITFTEHAPLPANFIDPTPQSDSAMKFHDLAFYLSDIAQIKKEYASALDIHAGLEVDFISGYEQEITSLLNEIGPSLDDSILSVHFLNIHGEWYCMDYSSAVFEGMAHSLGSVDAVYALYFQTLLQSVHANLGQYKPNRIGHMTLCRKFQKKIAASNDFTNEITAVLEAIKERGFELDYNGAGLLKPDCGETYPPLKVAEKAKKMGIPLIYGSDAHSATGLMAGAKEII
- the tyrS gene encoding tyrosine--tRNA ligase gives rise to the protein MTKEIELTTEQLKLVDEQVEALMRGVVEVVPEEAFRKKIEKSVRTGKPLNIKLGMDPSAPDVHIGHTVVLQKLRQFQEYGHHIQLLIGDFTGKVGDPTGKSETRKVLTDEQVKQNAQTYVEQYGKVLNMDKTEVLYNSHWLGELKFDEVLKLAGQMTVARMLEREDFSKRYKSGQPISVHEFFYPLMQGYDSVAMETDIEVGGTDQTFNLLMGRQLQDAYGKEKQVMLTLPLIEGLDGVRKMSKSLNNYIGIDEAPNEIFGKSMSIPDELMGKYFKLATDLPMDEIASLEQGLANGSIHPRDAKMKLGRKFVEMYHGEEAAQEAQRYFETVFQKRALPDDMPEIVWTGAKEVSLIDLLVELNMQSSKGEARRMIQGGGVKVNEQKQDDIQTVVTIEDEMIIQVGKRKFTKLKVN
- a CDS encoding GAF domain-containing protein, whose protein sequence is MFTTNQYPADEEKAYELLIKQATALLEDEPDSLANFANTSALLGQFLKDINWVGFYFMKDGGLVLGPFQGLPACTRISIGKGVCGTAVAENKTMLVADVHEFPGHIACDAASNSEIVIPIRHNGEVVAVLDIDSPLKNRFATVDQLYLEKLIKTIEPYLVSKVDN
- the acsA gene encoding acetate--CoA ligase gives rise to the protein MKALPAIKGNHNLPNYEDAVQQFDWELVKRDFSWSKTGKLNLAYEAIDYHAENGKAGQIALYYSDAQRDESYTFMEMKQHSNKAANVLREAGVKKGDRVFIFMPRSPELYFALLGAIKLGAIVGPLFEAFMEGAVRDRLEDSGARVLVTTPTLLERVPFDDLPNLETVLVADENYEDNGHYLQLNKRLEQASSEFEVEWVDKEDGLILHYTSGSTGKPKGVLHVHEAMVQHYHTAKIVLDLKDDDIYWCTADPGWVTGTSYGIFGPWLAGVTNVVRGGRFSPTDWYETIQRYKVTVWYSAPTAFRMLMSAGDEVVKQYDLSSLRHILSVGEPLNPEVVRWGVKVFDKRIHDTWWMTETGGQMICNYPAMDIRPGSMGKPIPGVYAAIVDDKGNELPPNRMGNLAIKQGWPSMMRAVWNNEEKYNSYFEIAGWYISGDSAYMDEDGYFWFQGRIDDVIMTAGERVGPFEVESKLVEHPAVAEAGVIGKPDPVRGEIIKAFIALREGYEVSDDLKEEIRHFVKTGLAAHAAPREMEFRSSLPKTRSGKIMRRVLKAWELDLPTGDLSTMED
- a CDS encoding transglycosylase domain-containing protein — encoded protein: MKHFLSRCKDGWNRFVEKLSEIEFFRKIGITYQVLWNLLLITLIIGLLSAMFAGGAAAGYFASLVADEPSYSEEDMRTQVSSLTETSEIYMANDVFLGKIRSDVEREIVRLDEIADNVKWAIIATEDEHFYEHEGIVPKALLRATMQELSNASMQTGGSTLTQQLIKQQILSNEVSFDRKATEIMLAMRLEQFMSKDEILEAYLNVVPFGRNASGRNVEGIEAAANGIFGVTAEELNLPQSAYLAGMPQSPYGYTPFTSEAQVKDEDGLRPGLNRYRTVLNRMLEKGYITKEEHEEALSYDLTADFAENAPDPMSKNPMLTSEINKRATAVLVQQKIDAHEGWDQLSTTAQEIERTEFLEQVENAITNGGYKITTTIDKELYDAMNEAAQNSDSFFGAEKQGQREQVGSVLIDNNTGAILSFVGGREEDLDHQYNHATQAYRQAGSTMKPVLAYGGAIEAGVTQPGLVIPDTPENYKAPPYEPVNNFDQSHKGNLTVRESVIQSRNVPAVRAWWHVPDSLKEQIRDAAGFGAGSNRVPLYESAAIGGGHVTVEQMVSAFSAFGHDGVRNEPYMIEKIETYSGEVVYEHQQKEYTLFSPQTNYLVTDMMRDVLYASNGTASGVPRKLNFSADWAGKTGTTNDSFDSWFIATNPDVSLGVWNGYSGEKLISLDDRISGMSTGARTQSIWANVANAAYSVNPDLMTANGKRFERPSGITEKRVCGLTGGSSNKVCDDEGLVTTDLYASDMLSRIDGLSPFQSELKRDMQRLINEQREKEREERRPQEDDEDEEESADDEEQPNEEVNSNSEGEETEEEEQEPDDEEEELEDEEDAEVDENEDEEDEEN
- the rpsD gene encoding 30S ribosomal protein S4 produces the protein MSRYTGPSWKLSRRLGVSLSGTGKELAKRPYAPGQHGPNQRKKLSEYALQLQEKQKLRHMYGVNERQFVRIFNDAGKMSGIHGENFMILLESRLDNLVYRLGLARTRRAARQLVNHGHILVDGSRVDIPSYRVKPGQTISLRERSRNLTAIKESLDVNDFTPGYVTFDEEKLEGTYTRFPERSELPAEITEALIVEWYSR
- the refZ gene encoding forespore capture DNA-binding protein RefZ → MSEHTKASIKEAATTLFYANSYHGTSVRDIAKEADVNPALISYYFGGKQALFETLVTDFFEGYVDTIEQALKQKQTEATVVLSTMIKRVLHYQQSCHWLARMAHREMTLDSTLVREVMSTYLRKEQYLLEQLVSRCMEQNKVKGIPVDLVVLQLRNMMTLPFSSPQYLRELFMLTPADKQFIERYVRHANSWIAQVLQMPERRVVMRVLS